The Motacilla alba alba isolate MOTALB_02 chromosome 29, Motacilla_alba_V1.0_pri, whole genome shotgun sequence nucleotide sequence AGACATCCCTGTTTactaaaacacaggaaaatggCTCAGATTTCTCACTAAAGGGGCTGGAGTTGCATTTATTGCCCTGACAGAGGCAGAACTCCCTAATTTCAAAGGAGAACTTTTTACCTTGACAGCAGCAGGGTGCCAGATGCAAATTCAGCCAAGACTTTACTCCCAGGTTTACAGTTTGTAAAGTGTTCTCCTCTCTGGGCTTGCAGTGACTGCTCATCCTGGTGGAAGGAAAcgaggagcaggaaggaagggagctccagagcctgcccagcctCTCTCACACCGGAGGGACTCTGGCCCAGAGGGACCTGCCCAGACACAGCTCCTGAGGTGGGATCAGGGGGAAAAGCTCCCAAGCAGTGGGTGAGCTCCAGCACCGTGCTCTGGAACCTCTGTATCAGAAGGTCCCTGCACCAGAGCAGCAAATCCATTCCAtgtctggagctgcaggagcatgGGAGACACACCCCCAGGAGCTACCTGGAAACTCTGTGTTTCATCAACAGAGCAGGGTGGGGACCCCCCCTTCCATCAGCCCATACCCCAAACCTGTAGCTACAGCTCCTTGTGCTCCCAGTTCTGCCTTTTGTAATTACCTCTGAAATTCCTTCCGGATGAGTGACGACCACATCACCTCCACCCTGGCAGAACATggaatggaaagaaattaattcctacTCAGTTGCTTGGAGGAGCTGCGTTATTACTACTGTTATTAACCATGGGCTCCAACGCACTCGGTGGATTCCTTAGccaaaaaaagacaagtttCAGATGCAAAGGGagcctgaggggaaaaaggaaagcactgacacatcccactgggagaactgggggagctctgccctgcacacccAGACTCCCCACGTTGTGTATCTCCCTGGGGAGGGACAATCTGCCCTTTGGTGCTGATCTCCACTGGAAAAATTGGAATCAAAGTCCTTTAAGGTACTCAGAGCTAGGGGAGATGGAGAGAGCTGAGAGAGTATTCCCAAAGGAACCGTGGGCTGGCAACTTCCAGCCACTTTTGAATGTCCTACGATTATGGAGTGGTTTGAgtgggaagggactttaaagcccatcccatccctgccacgggcaggacaccttccactgtcccagcctgctccagcctggccttggacacttccagggaaggggcagccacggcttctctgggcatcctgtgccgGGGCCttgccaccctcacagggaggaatttcttcccaatatccaaacTAATTTCCCCCTCTTTCAATTGGAGATCTTTCTGCCTGGGACTGGAATCCAGCACGTGGGAATGAATCGCATGACCTCAAGTCCTGATATCTGTCTGTTGGTGGGCAAAGCCCCCAGACTGATCAATAATCCTTTCAAAAATGCCCTTCGGACACAGACTTTGCTTCCGATCTGTTTGCCTCCAGCTCCCAGGGGTGCAGAGTCAGACCCAGCGACACGGCCTCACAGTGCAAAACCTGCAGGATTCAGCCCTTCCTTGCAATAAAATCTCAGTCTGGCAATAAACACAAAGCCAACCTGACAAACCCTGCCTAAGAATAACATTGATTTTAAAACCTCCATTGCAGTCATCGCCCCTCAGACAGCTGGGAAACAAGGGGGACACAAAAAATTTCTGGGAGTTTCCTGCACTTGGATATGTCACCAGGCAGGGGCAGATGGAAGCACGGCTGCCCCCACCATGGTGATTCCattcttcctgtgctgcagcagtagCTGCTCtggcctgcagccagcacaaggGGAAGCTGCTCAGGGGTATCCATTTACAATTTCAGCCTtttgtataaataaattaaatacaaatccTATTTTCCTGAACAACACAAAACACCACAAGCACTTTTTGTCCctcaaaatgaattattttttacatttttaccttttgtttTTACTCAAACCACCTGTTAAATGCAAAGGGCTGTGCTGGTACCTGTGGCGGGAAAGACCCAGGATGTCCTAGAGTGGTTCTGGGCAGAGGGAATCCTGTGCTTTCCAGCGGATTTCAGCAGGCAGGATCACACTTCCAGATGTGCTGAAAGAGCTGATTAAATCCTTGGGAAATGACATTGTGTTTATTATGTGTGCATTGGGAACAGCCCTGGAGCGCTCATTTTCTACAGAGCCAGTGGAGTCAAGGCAGTTCCTATTCCCACAATCTTTCCTCCTATGTATACATTTCTGagttgtttgcttgtttgttttcatcctGCTAAAATAAAGTCCAAACCTGAGGTGGCAGCACGTGTTTGTGACAGAGCTCAGTGGCAGCTGTCAAAATCCACACAGGAACAAGAAGGTCTTGTCAAAATATTCACTTTTTATTcatgtaattatattttttaagacaGTGGAATaagcctggagaagcaggatttcctgcaggatttccagagGGACCTGAGCTTTTTAGGGATGGGAGCAAAACTCTATTGATTTCTGTGGTGGCTCCACGTGGTCCACGGAATCACGGGATGgtttggatgggaagggaccttaaggatcatctagtCCCATGGagagggacaccttccattggccaggttgctccaaatACCATCTGACCCagccttggacacctccagggatagAGAGTCCACAACCTGTCTGGGCAAATTTCACAAGAATCTTATCACAAAGATATCCCAAAACTCCAGGATAAAACAGTTGACCGCAGGGCTGGCTGCGGAACTGGCACCAGTCCCACTCTTAAAGCACAGGGATTTAAACTTTCCCAAGCCCTGCTTGTGAACAAAAGGGGTGAAAGCAATCCCGAGGGATGAAGTTTTCCAATGACAGAGGCGTTGAGTGACAGGCACTTGAGCGGTGTTTTGCTGCTAGTGCCCAGCGTGACTCATCGGCACTTTCCAGCTTTGAAATGGGGACGAGTCTGGCTGTCTACAAAGACCGGCGACAGTTATTCCCAAACAATTCCCTGTTGCTGAGAACCTGGGCTGTATTATTTCAGCAGGGCGTGTGTGCAGAGTGAGTTCACTCTCCAGAATGCTGTTGGACATGCCAAGCCTAATTCATCAGAAAGATGATCCACCTCATCCAACCCATCCCAGGCTCATACATGCATAAAagggctctccccagcccttgCAGAGCACAGGTTcacctctctcctttccctcctacTCCTTGCTCCAGGCCAGCACCTTTGCTCCTTTATTCTAGCTGCAGCATCCACCCCAATCCAAAAAGCCTCAGCAATGTCTCGCCAGTCCACCGTGAGGATTCAGAGGGGGAGAAGTGGCTTCAGTGCTGCTTCGGCCATGGTCCCCAACACGTGCCGGACcagcttcagctcctgctccgTCACCCGCCTGGGCAGCTGCAATGCTGGCAGTGGCTTTGCCAGGGTCGGGGGGGGCTTTGGAAGCAAAAGCCTCTACAACGTTGGTGGCTGCAAGAAGATCTCCGTGGCTGGAAGGGGTGGCAGCTTCTATGGCTCAGcagggtttggtggtggcgCCGGGAGTGTGTACGGGGGCGGCTTTGGTGTTCCAGCCAACCTTGGCTACGGATATGGGGCCTTTGGGGGTGGCCCTGGATTCCCAGCTGGGGGCATCCACGAAGTCTCCATCAATCAGAGCCTTCTGAAACCACTCAACTTGGAGATTGACCCCAACATCCAAAGGATCcgaaaggaggagaaggaacaaATCAAAACCCTCAACAACAAATTTGCCTCCTTCATTGACAAGGTGAGATCTGAGCTTTCctaaatatctgatttttttgaCAGGGAcacttttctcttctgcttgaTGAGGAGAAAAGCTGATCAAGGAGGAATAGAAGTGAGGAATAAGACTGGAAGATGCCCTGGAAGCTCCAGGGAATGGCACCTGTTCCATAGCGGTTGCCATGAATTAATCATCCAGTGTTTGAGTTCCTCCTCATTTGCTGCTCCCACATCTCACAGGCAGTGGGGAAAGCAATCTCCAGAGGAGAATCCCACACTTCTGGAGATTTTAGGCTGAGCATTTCAGGAGCCTTGGGAACAGCTTTGTAGATGATCAAATGAATTCCAGAAACCCACCTAAAATGACCAAGTAATTGGCACAAGGGAGAAGCAGCTTCTCAATGCTTGAATTCCCTCAAAGGCATTTACATCTGTCACcaaaatgtttggatttttagTTCCAAATATCAAAATCTGATCCAAATCTGTCTGTCCACCACATTTCACTGATGCACAAGAAcatctgctcagctcctgctctggtcaagctgctcctctgtggtTTCAAGGAACACGCTGCAATATTCTGGATATTTAGTGGGGCACAGGAGCTCtacagaagggaaggagaagcagcaccttaacaattttattttaattaaagagcAAGCCCTGCTTTGCTCCTTATGTGATTTTGCTCAcattttttcacataaaatcCCTGTACTTGTTCTCAATTTAAACAATTAATAGGAAGCCAGAAAATCAAGGGTTGTTCCAGAGTTTCTAACACTGAACAGGGTGCCTGTAGTCAAATCTCTCAACAGATGAGAATTTGGCTCTGAAAACCAGCTGGAAGGAGCATTTTACCCTCCCAGCCAGTTCTGAGACCCTCCCATTTGCAGGGAAATTCTCCCCAGTCTCTGTTCTTTCAAAGGCCCTTCaggatatttttccttccaggtCCGATTCCTTGAGCAACAGAACAAAGTGCTGGAAACCAAGTGGAgcttgctgcaggagcagggaatgaaaaCAGTGAGAAACAACCTGGAGCCGCTTTTTGAGACCTACATCAACAACCTGCGGGTGCAGCTGAACTCCTTGCTGAGCGACAaggggaggctggagggagAACTCGTCAACACCCAGTACCTGGTCGAGGACTTCAAGAAGAAGTAAGTCTTGAGCTAATGCTCTACTCACCTGAGCAGGTGCAGCCTTTCTCCTCTCAACATCCTTAAACCAACTGGGGGATCCAGGAGAGTCTGGGATCCTGGAATTCCTGGCAATGACTTTCTctcaaagagaaattttctCGGTAATGGAGTAACAGATCCAAGTACGCCAACATTTAGGGAATAATTTGGAGCATGATCAAAGACTTATTAACTAAATTACCTACTGAGAGGGAAAAATTACACAGTAGGTCTGAAAGTTTCAGAGCAGCACATTTCATTTGCTTAAAACAGCAGAAGGAGGATGACTAATGGCcagaaataagtaaaaaataatgGATTTGTTCGAATAGTTTTGATGTACTTGTTTTAACTGGTTCAGCTCCTGGTGTCTCATTGAGGGAAAAGAGCATTGTATGCAAAATGCTCTGAAGGAAATTCATTCCAGCAAACTCAAATCTTTCTGTTACCTGCCCAAACAAAAACTCCCTGTGCCGTCCTCCTTTAGGTACGAAGATGAGATCAACAGAAGGACCATTGCAGAGAATGAATTTGTGACACTCAAGAAGGTGAGAGAAAATTCCAGGGCACTGTGGGATGGCTCACTGTAGAGCTCTGATCACCCACTCAGTCATAAATCCACCCATTACAATTCCGACCCCTTTACTTTTATTATGGTTTCTTCCCTGGACTGTTATCACAATGCGTGTTCCTGATTTACTGATAGGGGTGTAAACCACCCAAGAATCTCTCATCCCCCAGGACGTAGATGCTTCCTACATGAACAAGGTGGAACTCCAAGCCAGGGCAGATGCACTGagtgaagaaattaatttcctgagAGCACTTTACGAAGCAGTGAGTACAACCAGCTCCAAAACATCCCGGCCCGCAGTGAAGAACTTCTCTCCCTCCGGGAGATGCTAAATCCTTCCCCTCAGCTGAGTTGCACCAACACCTGAGCTGTTCAGATAACGATCTGCAACAGCCTCTCCCAGGTCTGCAGCTCACCTGGAAGGGTGAAAAGGCATCTCCCAAGGGGATTACCTCATTCCCTGTGCTCTTTGCAGGAGCTCTCCCAGATGCAGACCCAGATCTCTGACACCTCAGTGGTTCTCACCATGGACAACAACCGGAACCTGGACCTGGACAGCATCATCTCTGAGGTCAAGGCGCAGTACGAGGACATCGCCAACCGGAGCCGCGCCGAGGCCGAGTCCTGGTACCAGACCAAGGTGAAGGATCTGGGGTTTCCATGCTCTTATCTTCATATCTTGTCTGGAACAGATAAAGACTGATTTTTCCAAGAAAACCTTCCCAGCTGTTGAtctgggctggaggaggggcTCTCAGGCCCCTGGTAACTCCAAAAATGGTGGATTTTCCTTTGACTGTTTGTTCCTCTCTGTGACAGTACGAGGAGCTGCAGGCCACAGCTGGCAGGCATGGGGACGACCTCCGGAACACCAAGCAGGAGATCTCAGAGCTCAACCGCCACGTCCAGAGGCTCCGATCCGAGATTGACAGTGTGAAAAAACAGGTAAAGGGCAGCAAACCCCACTTTTTACCAATTAACCCCCAGACTTgcaagggagaggaaggaaaaggttggagcaacctgagCAGTTCTGCTCAGTTTGACcctttttcattcaaaaaagaaaactgtcaCTAAAACTGGTGGAGCTGATGGTGCTGGGATAAAACCTTGTGATTGCAGGGGAGGTAAA carries:
- the LOC119712740 gene encoding keratin, type II cytoskeletal 6A-like, with the protein product MSRQSTVRIQRGRSGFSAASAMVPNTCRTSFSSCSVTRLGSCNAGSGFARVGGGFGSKSLYNVGGCKKISVAGRGGSFYGSAGFGGGAGSVYGGGFGVPANLGYGYGAFGGGPGFPAGGIHEVSINQSLLKPLNLEIDPNIQRIRKEEKEQIKTLNNKFASFIDKVRFLEQQNKVLETKWSLLQEQGMKTVRNNLEPLFETYINNLRVQLNSLLSDKGRLEGELVNTQYLVEDFKKKYEDEINRRTIAENEFVTLKKDVDASYMNKVELQARADALSEEINFLRALYEAELSQMQTQISDTSVVLTMDNNRNLDLDSIISEVKAQYEDIANRSRAEAESWYQTKYEELQATAGRHGDDLRNTKQEISELNRHVQRLRSEIDSVKKQCANLKAAIADAEERGELTLKDARAKLAELEDALQQAKADLARQLREYQELMNVKLALDIEIATYRKLLEGEECRLAGDGVPVNISVTRTTVGTGYGGGSNLSMGGGICNLGNSFNCGSVPGVSSTTLGAGSSSSMKFVSSSSTRRSYRS